GCACGGCACCGACGAGACGGCCCGCGCGGTCGCCGCCGACCTGGAGGTGTCCCACTTCGAGGCACCGGTCGCCGCCGACGTCGAACGCTGGCGGTACGCCAAGCTGCTCGCCAACCTCGGCAACGCCCTGGAGGCGGTCGCAGGGCCCCTCGAAGGCGACGACGCCACGGCCCTGTTCGCCCGGGTACGGGCGGAGGGCGCGGCCGTCCTCGACGCGGCGGGGCTCGCCCACGTGAGCGAGGAGGAACAGCGGGCGGTGCGCGGCGACAAGATCGCCCAGCTGCCGCTGCCCGGCGTCCCGCGCGGCGGCGGCTCCTCCTGGCAGTCGCTCACCCGCGCCGCCGGCACCATCGAGACCGACTACCTCAACGGCGAGATCGCCCTGCTCGGCCGCCTGCACGGCGTCCCGACCCCGCTGAACGAACTCCTGCAACGCCTCGCCGACCGGTTCGCCGCCGAGCGCCGCCCGCCGGGCTCGCTCCCGCTCCCCGACCTGCTGCGCCTGGCCGACGAGGCCGTCGCGTCCGTCCGGGAGCAATGACGGCACCGGTTCTGGCGTGGGGCGCGCGGCGCGGGGCGTGCGGGGCGTGCGGGGCGTGCGCATGGGGCGTGCGCGTGGACGTGTGGGCGTGAGGCGTGACGTGCGGGCGTGCGGCGCGCGCGTGACGCGTGGCCGTGGGGCGCACGACGTACGGCCACGTGCCCTGCGCCACCGCCGAACTCCCCCCGGAACTCCCCCCCCCGGCCCCCCGGAACTCTCCCGGACCTCCCCCGGCCCCCCGACACACCCCGGCATCCCCCGACCCCCCCGGCATTCCCCAGGCACTCCGCCGCCACCCCGCCGATGCGCCCCGATGCGCCGGTCGCCCGGCGCCCCGCGCCCGCCGTCAGGCGCTGAGCATCGGCAGCGGAAGCCGGCGGTGGCCCGAGGCCGCCTCCGTGTACCGCTCCAGGGCCACCCGCGCCACCTCGGGCGAGTCACCCAGGACGTCGGCGAGGACATCGGCCCCGGCCGCGCCCCGCGCGATCCGGTCCGGCAGGAAACCGGGCGCGAGCACGTACGGCGCCACCGCGACCCGCGCGCAGCCGAGCGCCCGCAACTCCCGTACCGCGTCCTCGGTGCGGGGCAGCGCCGCCGACGCGAACGCGGGCCGCACGGCGTACCAGCCGGTCTCCCGCCACTCCCGCGCGACAGCGTCGATCACCCCGATCGCCTCCGGGTCCGTGGACCCCGCCGAGGCCAGCACGACCCCCGTCGACGCCTTGTCGGCGGGCGTCAACCCGGCCTCGTACAACCGCCGTTCCAGCGCGGAGCGCAGCAGCGGTGACGGGCCGAGCACTTCCGCCTGCCGGATCCGCAGCCGCCGGGGCGCGTCCCGCAGTACCGCCGGGATGTCCGCCTTCGCGTGGAAGGCGCGGGTCAGCAGCAGCGGCAGCGCCACCACGTCCCGCACGCCCTCCGCCGCCAGGGACTCCAACACCCCTTGCACGGAAGGGACGTTGAAGTCCAGGAAGCCGGTCTCCACCCGCAGCCCCGGGCGCAGCGACCGTATCCGCCGCACCAGGGCGTGCACGGTCGCGGCGTGCCGAGGGTCACGGCTGCCGTGGGCGATGACCACGAGAACGGGGGAGACCGGCCGGATGTGCATGGACTACCTCAACTCCTCACCAGCAGACCGCGACCGCGCAGCACCCGGCGCTCCAGCGGGCTGAAGATCAGCAGGTCGATCGCGATGCCCACGAACAGGATCAGCAGGATCGCCTCGAACACCATCGCCATGTCGCTCGCGGTGCGCCCGTTCTCCAGCAACTGGCCGAGCCCCACGCCCAGATCGGGGAAGTTCGCGATGATCTCCGCGGCCATCAGCGAACGCCACGAGAACGCCCAGCCCTGCTTGAGGCCCGCCACATAGCCGGGCAGCGCGGCCGGCAGGGTGACGTGCCAGACGCCCTTCAGCCCGGTCGCGCCCATCGTGCGGCCCGCCCGCAGGAACAGCGGCGGCACCTGATCGACGCCGGAGACCAGGCCGTTGGCGATGGACGGCACCGCGCCGAGCAGGATCACCGCGTACATCATCGAGTTGTTCAGGCCCAGCCAGATCACCGCGGGCGGCACCCACGCCACCGAGGGCAGCGACTGGAGCCCCGACAGGATCGGGCCGATCGCCGCCCGCACGAACCTCACCCGCGCCACCAGCAGCCCCAGCGGGGTGCCGATGAGCAGCGCGAAGAAGAAGCCGAGCAGACCGCGCGACACGCTCGTCCAGATGTAGCCCAGCAGGTCGCCCTTGAGCCAGGCCTCCTTGAAGACGTCCCCGACCGCCGCGGGCGACGGCAGCTTCGACGGGTCGTCGACGACCGGGTACAGCAGCGTCCAGGCCACCAGGACCACCACGATCGCGATGATCGGCGGCAGGATCTTGTTGACGAAGGTGTGCCGGAACGTCGGCCGGCCGGCCGACGAGGTCTCCAGGGCGTCAAGACCGGCCTCGACGCTTCCCGCCTCCTGGACCGGCGTCGTCTCAGTGCTGGCCATGACGGCTGATCTCCCCACGCAGGACATCGGTGATCTCGACGGACAGTTCGGCCACCGGCGCGTCCTCGATGCGCCGCGGCTGCGGGATGCCGACCGTCCACTCGCGGGCGATCCGGCCGGGACGCGACGACAGCAGGATCACCCGCTGCGCGAGCCGCACCGCCTCGCGCACGTTGTGCGTCACGAACAGCACGGAGACGCCCGTCTCCGCCCAGATCCTGGTCAGTTCGTCGTGCAGCAAATCCCGGGTGATGGCGTCGAGCGCCGCGAACGGCTCGTCCATCAGCAGCAGGTTGCTCTCCTGGGCCAGCGCCCGCGCCAGCGCCACCCGTTGGCGCATGCCGCCGGACAGCTCGTGCACCCGCTTGCCGTAGGCGCCCTTCAGCCGGACCAGCGCGAGCAGTTCCTCGGTCCTGCCGCGCCGCTCCGGCTTCGGCACGCCCCGCAGCTTGAGGGCGAGTTCGATGTTCCGTCCCGCGGTCAGCCACGGGAACAGGGCGTGCTCCTGGAACATCAGGGCCGGGCGCCCGTCCGTCGTGATGGAGCCCGCGGTGGGCCGGTCGAGCCCCGCCACCAGGTTCAGCAGCGTGGACTTCCCGCAGCCCGAGGCGCCCAGGAGCGTGACGAACTCGCCCGGCGCGACATCGATGCTGATGTCGTCCAGGACGAGCTGCTGCCCGGCCGGGGTCGTGAAGGACTTCGAGACATGGTCGAGGCGTGCGGCGTGCTCGACCGCCTCTTCGGCCTTGGCGAGTGTCGTGGCCATGGTCGTCACCTCCTGGGAACTCGTCGGGGCCTGATCAGCTGGTGCCGAGACCTGCGGCGTCCACGGTGCTCGCGCCCTGGGCCTTGAGGACCTTGTTCAGGAGCGTGAGGTCGTAGATGCCCTTCAGGTCGGGCTTCTCCAGCAGACCGGCCTTGACGGCGTGCTCCGCCTCGGTGTCGAGGGTGGCGGCCAGCGGGTCGTCGGTGAACTGGACGGACTTCCAGGCCGGGTCGAGGACGTCGGCGGGCAGCTCCTTGCCCGAGTCCACGCCGAGCTGCTTGTTGGCGGCGGCCTTCGCCTCGTCCGGGTTGGCGTTGATCCACTTGTTGGCGTCGACCGACGCCTTCAGGACCGCCTCGACGGCCTTCGGGTGCTCCTTGAGGAAGCTCTGCCGCACGATGATGTTGGTGATCACGAACTTCTTGTCGGGCCACAGCGACGCCTCGTCGAGCAGCACCTTGCCGCCCTCGGCGACGAGCTTCGACGCGGTCGGCTCCGGCACCCACGCGCCGTCTATGGAACCCGCCTTGAAGGCGTCCGGGGTGATCTTGTTGTCGGTGCGGACGACGGTGACGTCACCCTTGCCGCTCTGCGCGTCGACCTTCCAGCCCTGCTCGGCCGCCCAGTTGAGGAACGCCACGTCCTGCGTGTTGCCCAGCTGGGGCGTCGCGATCTTCTTGCCCTTGACGTCCTTCAGGGACGTGACCTTCTTCGGGTTCACGACCAGCTTCACCCCGCCGGAAGCCGAACCGCCGATGATCTTCAGGCTCTTGCCCGCCGACTTGGTGTACCCGTTGATGGCCGGGGAGGGGCCGATCCACCCGATGTCGATGGAACCGGAGTTAAGCGCCTCGATCTCGGAAGGACCGGCGTTGAAGGTCGCGTACTGCGCCTTGGTGGCGCCCAACTCCTTCTGGAAGAGGCCCTGTTCACGGCCGACCAGCGCGGTCGCGTGGGTCAGGTTGCCGAAGTAGCCGATCTTCACGGAGTCGAGGCCGTCGATCTTCTTCGAACCGGCGGCGACCTTCTCGTTCGACGAGTCGTCCTTCGACTCGGAGCCGTAGCCGCAGGCGGCGAGGGCGAGCAGGGGCAGCGCGGCCAGCACGGCCGCACTCCGGCGCGTGAACCCGGAACGGGCGAAGCGGTTGGCAGGCACGGGAGGTGTTCCTCTCGTTGGCCCGGCGGGCACGGTCTCTCAGGTCGTGGCCGGGAGGTCGGCAGGGTGTCTTCGTCGTCTCGGAGACGTCCGGTGGGGGGACAGGGCGCGCAGGCGGTGCGCGTACGTCATCGCGCACATCGCGCCACCCCGCCCTGCCCGCTGCCGAGGTCGCCGCTGCCGACGCGGCCACCCTCCTTCGCGAACGTGGAGTAGAAATCGTTCGACGTCATGGTCAGAAGTCCCAACCGTCGTCGTCCGCCGGGTCCTTGACCGGGTCGGGGGCCGCGAACGACTCGCCGACCATGCCCGCCGTGAGCGTGGTGCCGTCGCTGGGGTCGATCAGGATGAACGAGCCGGTACGCCGTGAGTCGGCGTACGCGTCCACCGGCAGCGGCTCCGCGGTGCGGATCTTCACCCGGCCGATGTCGTTGGCAACGAGCTGCCCCGGGTGCGGGTGCAGGGACAGGTCGTCGAGGGTGAGGCGGGACGGGATGTCCTTGACGATCGCCTTGACGGTGCGGGTGCCGTGCTTGAGCAGCACCCGGTGCCCGACGGTCAGCGCCTGGTCGGCGACATGGCAGACGGTCGCCTCGATGTCCTGGGTGGTCGGCGGGGCGTCCTCGCCCGGCACGATCAGGTCGCCGCGCGAGATGTCGATGTCGTCCTCGAGGAGCAGCGTCACCGACTGCGTCGTCCACGCCACCTGGACCGGCTCGCCGAGCAGGTCGATACCGGCGATCCGCGAGGAGCGCCCGGACGGCAGGACGGTGACGTCCTCACCGACCCGGAACGAACCGGCGGCGATCTGGCCTGCGTACCCCCGGTAGTCGGGGTGCTCCGCGGTCTGCGGGCGGATCACGTACTGCACGGGCAGCCGGGCGTGGCAGTGGCTCAGGTCGTGGCTGACCGGGAC
The sequence above is a segment of the Streptomyces griseoviridis genome. Coding sequences within it:
- a CDS encoding ketopantoate reductase family protein, which encodes MRYIIIGAGAVGGAIGGRLAGSGHDVVLVARGAHLAALRQHGLRLTVPDGEFTHRLPAVETPDELGELRPDDVLLLAVKTQHTEEALRLWGRAPVAGGGTAAEQLPLLCAQNGVESTRIALRVFRRVYGVCVWLPATHLEPGTVSAAGAPLTGILHIGRYPHGTDETARAVAADLEVSHFEAPVAADVERWRYAKLLANLGNALEAVAGPLEGDDATALFARVRAEGAAVLDAAGLAHVSEEEQRAVRGDKIAQLPLPGVPRGGGSSWQSLTRAAGTIETDYLNGEIALLGRLHGVPTPLNELLQRLADRFAAERRPPGSLPLPDLLRLADEAVASVREQ
- a CDS encoding sirohydrochlorin chelatase, which codes for MHIRPVSPVLVVIAHGSRDPRHAATVHALVRRIRSLRPGLRVETGFLDFNVPSVQGVLESLAAEGVRDVVALPLLLTRAFHAKADIPAVLRDAPRRLRIRQAEVLGPSPLLRSALERRLYEAGLTPADKASTGVVLASAGSTDPEAIGVIDAVAREWRETGWYAVRPAFASAALPRTEDAVRELRALGCARVAVAPYVLAPGFLPDRIARGAAGADVLADVLGDSPEVARVALERYTEAASGHRRLPLPMLSA
- a CDS encoding ABC transporter permease; translation: MASTETTPVQEAGSVEAGLDALETSSAGRPTFRHTFVNKILPPIIAIVVVLVAWTLLYPVVDDPSKLPSPAAVGDVFKEAWLKGDLLGYIWTSVSRGLLGFFFALLIGTPLGLLVARVRFVRAAIGPILSGLQSLPSVAWVPPAVIWLGLNNSMMYAVILLGAVPSIANGLVSGVDQVPPLFLRAGRTMGATGLKGVWHVTLPAALPGYVAGLKQGWAFSWRSLMAAEIIANFPDLGVGLGQLLENGRTASDMAMVFEAILLILFVGIAIDLLIFSPLERRVLRGRGLLVRS
- a CDS encoding ABC transporter ATP-binding protein encodes the protein MATTLAKAEEAVEHAARLDHVSKSFTTPAGQQLVLDDISIDVAPGEFVTLLGASGCGKSTLLNLVAGLDRPTAGSITTDGRPALMFQEHALFPWLTAGRNIELALKLRGVPKPERRGRTEELLALVRLKGAYGKRVHELSGGMRQRVALARALAQESNLLLMDEPFAALDAITRDLLHDELTRIWAETGVSVLFVTHNVREAVRLAQRVILLSSRPGRIAREWTVGIPQPRRIEDAPVAELSVEITDVLRGEISRHGQH
- a CDS encoding aliphatic sulfonate ABC transporter substrate-binding protein, whose product is MPANRFARSGFTRRSAAVLAALPLLALAACGYGSESKDDSSNEKVAAGSKKIDGLDSVKIGYFGNLTHATALVGREQGLFQKELGATKAQYATFNAGPSEIEALNSGSIDIGWIGPSPAINGYTKSAGKSLKIIGGSASGGVKLVVNPKKVTSLKDVKGKKIATPQLGNTQDVAFLNWAAEQGWKVDAQSGKGDVTVVRTDNKITPDAFKAGSIDGAWVPEPTASKLVAEGGKVLLDEASLWPDKKFVITNIIVRQSFLKEHPKAVEAVLKASVDANKWINANPDEAKAAANKQLGVDSGKELPADVLDPAWKSVQFTDDPLAATLDTEAEHAVKAGLLEKPDLKGIYDLTLLNKVLKAQGASTVDAAGLGTS
- a CDS encoding sulfate adenylyltransferase subunit 1: MTTPTTTGPLADTTLLRFATAGSVDDGKSTLVGRLLHDSKSVLTDQLEAVAHASRNRGQDTPDLALLTDGLRAEREQGITIDVAYRYFATPRRRFILADTPGHVQYTRNMVTGASTAELTVILVDARNGVVEQTRRHAAIAALLRVPHVVLAVNKMDLVDYREPVFAAIAEEFTAYATELGVPEVTAIPISALAGDNVVEPSATMDWYGGPTVLEHLETVPVSHDLSHCHARLPVQYVIRPQTAEHPDYRGYAGQIAAGSFRVGEDVTVLPSGRSSRIAGIDLLGEPVQVAWTTQSVTLLLEDDIDISRGDLIVPGEDAPPTTQDIEATVCHVADQALTVGHRVLLKHGTRTVKAIVKDIPSRLTLDDLSLHPHPGQLVANDIGRVKIRTAEPLPVDAYADSRRTGSFILIDPSDGTTLTAGMVGESFAAPDPVKDPADDDGWDF